A genomic region of Rhipicephalus sanguineus isolate Rsan-2018 chromosome 3, BIME_Rsan_1.4, whole genome shotgun sequence contains the following coding sequences:
- the LOC119385040 gene encoding estradiol 17-beta-dehydrogenase 8: protein MSAEKEFSGRLAVVTGGGSGIGEAICHVLAERGARVVVADINFEAAQKVSICLPGDQDHRAVDVDVGESASVERLFEAIQEFSGGTPVSIIINNAGVGALFTSITDASEEDFDRIIKTNLKGTFLMSRAGIRLMLAAGVKEGAVVNVSSLAAKNGVKGIASYVASKAGILGLTKGTALDVAGTGIRCNAVLPGYTVTSRSDQLTADQKALLISRIPLDRPAQPREVAQVVAFLCSPQSSYMTGSSVDVSGGAAL, encoded by the exons ATGTCCGCTGAGAAGGAGTTCTCTGGACGCCTCGCAGTTGTCACCGGCGGAGGCAGCGGAATCGGCGAAGCCATATGTCATGTGCTGGCCGAAAGAGGAGCCCGTGTCGTGGTGGCGGACATCAACTTCGAAGCCGCCCAAAAGGTCTCGATCTGCCTGCCAG GCGACCAGGACCACCGGGCCGTGGATGTGGACGTTGGTGAGTCAGCGTCCGTCGAGAGGCTCTTCGAGGCCATTCAAGAGTTCAGTGGCGGCACACCAGTGAGCATAATTATCAACAATGCCGGCGTGGGTGCTCTCTTCACATCGATCACCGACGCCAGCGAAGAGGACTTTGACCGCATAATCAAGACAAACCTGAAG GGTACATTCCTGATGAGCCGCGCAGGCATCCGTCTAATGCTTGCCGCTGGGGTCAAAGAAGGAGCCGTGGTCAACGTTTCCAGTCTTGCAGCCAAGAATGGAGTCAAAGGCATTGCTAGCTACGTGGCCTCGAAGGCTGGAATTCTGGGTCTCACAAAGGGAACGGCACTAGACGTTGCTGGCACAGGCATTCGCTGCAACGCTGTACTACCGGGCTACACGGTGACATCCCGGTCTGACCAGCTCACCGCAGATCAGAAGGCGCTTCTTATATCAAGAATACCACTCGATCGCCCAGCCCAACCACGCGAGGTGGCGCAAGTAGTGGCATTCCTGTGCAGCCCGCAGAGTTCGTACATGACCGGTTCTTCTGTAGATGTCTCGGGGGGTGCGGCGCTTTAA